The region ACTGTTCCTGCACCCACGCCCGGATGTGGTTCTGTCTGAGCGTTACACCGCTGATAGCTACCTGCAAGAGCGCTTGAGAGAGCTAGGTGTAAAATAAACACCTATCTATCTGTTTCTACATTAAATCAATGTAGGGTATTAGCTTAAAACGGCGCTTTCGCGCCGTTTTTCGTTATCAAATATGTGACAATCTTTGTATATGTATAAAGTGTCAGCCAAATCCATCGTCAAAGCACAGAAAAAGGACAATATTCAGTTCCTTGCAAAAATTTTTCTGACAATTAAGCAAAAGTATGCAATATTAAAATTTTTCACAGTGCGAAAAAATAATAAAAAACTTAATGACAACGCTGTCATTTGTTGTGTAACATCAAATCAACATGACTGAATACCGGTTGCCTTTGAATGAGGAGGCACCAATCACAACTTTTAGGGGTCGTTACATGATGGCTAAACAGGTTGAACATGACCAGTTATATATAGGTATAGATGGTGGGGGAACGAAATGTCGTGCCACTATATACTCTGCAATACAGGGCGTATTAGGCACTGGTCTTGGTGGTCCTGCGAATCCCTTGCATGGATTCGAAAGAACCTTGGAGTCTATCATGGTTTCGACTCAACTGGCATTGCAAGACGCGGGACTCAGAGTAGAGCAGGTTCACGAGCTTAATGCGGGTTTAGGCCTTGCTGGCGTAAACTTACCCAGCTTATATGACAAAATTATGCGCTGGGATCATCCATTCAAACAAATGTTCCTGACAACCGATTTACATACCGCCTGTATTGGCGCACATGAAGGAGAAGATGGTGCGGTGATCATCACAGGCACCGGCTCATGTGGATTTGTGCTGGTGGATGGGAAAAGTGCTAATTATGGCGGGCACGGGTTTGCTCAGGGGGATGTGGGCAGTGGCTCCTGGATGGGTCTTGAAGCGGTCAAAGCCGTATTACTGGATTTAGATGGGCTTGGGCCAAAAACAACCTTGTCTCAAGTATTTTTACAGCACTTCAATACCAACTCCGCAATGGGTATTGCAGAGCAAATGGCCGGACAACCTTCCAGCAGCTATGCAAAGTTGGCTCGCTATGTACTGGATGCCGCGAAAACCGGAGATCAGCTGGCGCTGGATATTGTGAAAACCGGGGCTGATTATGTCAGTCGACTTGCCCACAAGCTGTTGGAAAACAATCCGCCCAGATTGTCAATGATAGGGGGTCTATCCGAACCGTTAAGTCAGTGGCTTGACCCGGAAATTGCAAAACGGGTTGAACTGCCTAAGCAGCCACCTGAGATGGGGGCGATTTACTTCGCAATGCAGAGTATTCAACGTCAGTCGGAACACTTGGTGTAATTCATGAACAGATTTTCAGCCAGCCGTTTGTTTGACGGCACACAATTTAAAAACGAAGTTGAGTTTGTAGTCGATAATGGCAAGCTTCACTTTGAATCTCACCCTGCGGGCAGTGAAGTGACGCGACTCGAGGGCGTAACCGCACCAGGATTTATTGATGTCCAGGTTAATGGTGGTGGGGGCGGCTTTTTGAATGCAGATCCCTCATTGTCTTGTCTGACGACCATAGTCTCAGCCCATGCAAAGTTTGGATCAACTGCGCTGATGCCAACACTTATCACCGATCAGGTAGCGGTCATGGAGCAAGCCGCGGATGCTATTGCTCAGGCAATTGCACGTAAAGAGCCCGGTGTCGCAGGGGTCCATTTTGAAGGTCCGCATTTGTCTCACCCTAAGAAGGGGACTCACAGCGAGCAGTTTATACGCCCAATCTCAGAACGAGAGTTCGCTATTTATGCCCGAGAAGATCTAGGTATAAAAATGGTGACTCTGGCCCCCGAAACTGTGCCGCTGAGCGATATAAAACGTCTGGTCGAGCTGGGTGTGAAAGTGTCTATTGGACATTCTAATGCGGATTTTGAAACCACTATGGCTGCGCTGGAAGCAGGCGCTGACGGGTTTACACACTTATTTAATGCCATGTCGGCCTACACCTCTCGTGAACCAGGGGTTGTGGGGGCGGCGTTGTGGGATGACAACGCCTGGTGTGGTTTGATAGTCGATGGGCACCATGTGCACCCGGCCTCAGCTAAGCTGGCGATTCGTACTAAACAACGTGGCAAAATCATGTTGGTAACTGATGCTATGCCGCCAGTTGGCACGGATGATCAGGAATTTGATTTCTTTGATGGCCGCAAAGTGATCAGAACCGGTGATCGTTTAAATTCGACGACTGGCGAGTTGGCGGGCAGTGTGCTTGATATGGCAAGCGCGGTACGCAACAGTGTTAATACGCTCGATGTGACCTTGTCTGAAGCACTACGAATGGCTTCTTTATACCCGGCACAGTACCTTGGACTGCCGGCGAAAGGTCGTCTGGTCGACGGTGCAGATGCTGATTTTGTGCAGCTCGATAGTGACCTTAATGTATTACAGACTTTCATTAACGGAAAGCGCGTTTAATTTTCCCTGGGTAAAAAACCCCGCTGTTGTTTAGCGGGGATTTTTTGTTTCTATAGGTAGTAACTATGTCAAATAATAAGAAAAGACTGGCGTCGCTTGATGCCTTGCGTGGCATGGACATGTTTTGGATCCTGGGCGGTCAGTCCATATTTGCCGCGCTGTTTGTTCTGACCGGCTGGCAGGGGTGGAAGATTTTTGAAGCTCAGACGCTCCACAGTGCATGGCACGGCTTTACCTTTTACGACTTGATCTTCCCTTTGTTTATCTTTTTGTCAGGGGTGGCAATGGGCTTACGGCCCAAGCGCATTGATCACTTACCAATAGAAGAGCGTAAGCCCATTTACATCAAGGCGATTAAACGCCTGGGTTTGCTGTGTCTGTTTGGCGTACTGTATAACCATGGTTGGGGCACAGGTATTCCGGCCGACTTTGGCGAGATCCGCTATGCCAGTGTACTTGGGCGCATTGCCATTGCCTGGTTCTTTTGCGCTATGCTGGTGTGGCACTGTAGCCTGAAGATAACGGCGCTTACTGGAGTCGCTATTTTGCTAGCGTACTGGGTGTTGCTGTGCTTTATTCCCGTTCCTGGCGGTAGTGCAGGGGAGCTAACACCGGCTGGCAGCTGGAATGCCTGGGTAGATCAGGTATTACTGCCAGGGATTACTTATCAAAACCGCCCGGTTGACCCGGAAGGTATTTTGTCCAGTTTCCCGGCTATTGTGAACGCCATTGCCGGTGTATTTGCCGGACAGCTCATTGCACAGTCGGATAAACTGGGTCAGTGGCAGGTCGCAGGGCGCCTGTTGATTGCTGGTATCATTAGCCTGGCATTGGGCTGGTTGTGGGATCTGCAATTCCCGGTGAATAAAGAGCTTTGGACCAGCTCTTTTGTGCTGGTGACCGTTGGCTGGAGTGCTATTTTCCTGGCTATTTTCTTCACCCTGGTAGATATACTTAATGGCCAGAAGCTGGCTTATCCTTTTGTGATCATCGGAGCCAATTCCATTATTATTTATCTGGCATCGAGCCTGGTTGACTGGGGCTTTATCAGCCGCAGTGTATTCGGTGGTGTTATCAAAGCCGTACCTGAGCATTGGCAGGCATTAATTAGTGTATGTGCCTTGCTGGCGGTTCAGCTGCTGGTATTACATTGGATGTATAAACGTAAGATTATTGTTAGCGTTTAGCATAATAGAACTAAGTGCTGAGCCTGACGGCTGTTAAGACTTTGAAAAATGACCTGCTCAGCAGGTCATTTTTATTTTGGCTATAAAAAAAGTACATTTTTTTATCACTTTTACTTTACAAGCGCGTTTTTTTCTCTAATAATGACAGCGTTGTCATAATGGTAATAACCTAAACAGTGTATCCCAGTTAGGTTTTGATCTGACCTTGTTTTGATTGCACGCAGAGCAAGGTTCAGATCCCATTTTTCCTGTTTGTTCACAACCTTGAGCCTTACATTATGCAAATAGTCATTCTTAAAAACGCAGCTGAAGTTGCAGCATATGGTGCCGATATTTTTACTCAGCAGTTAACACGTAACGCAGGCTCTGTTTTAGGACTGGCGACAGGATCTACGCCAGTTGCTTTGTATCAGGAACTGATCCGTCGCAACCAGGCGGGTACAGTGAGCTTTAGCAAGGCCAAAACGTTCAACCTGGATGAATACCTGGGGCTGAATGGCGAGCATGCACAAAGTTATCGTTATTTCATGAACGAGCAGCTGTTCAATCACATAGATATTAACAAAGACAATACACATGTTCCGCCAGGAGATGCCAAAAACCCAATTGAAGCCTGTAAAGAATATGAAGCGCAGATCAGCGCAGCTGGTGGCATCGATGTGCAGCTTCTGGGAATTGGTCGCAATGGGCATATTGGTTTTAACGAGCCATCGTCAGGACTGACATCACGTACTCGGGTTAAAACCCTGACCAAGGCCACTATCGACGATAATGCACGCTTTTTTGCAGCCGATGAGTACCAGCCGCATTTGTCGATCACCATGGGGATCGGCACTATTTTAGACGCACGTAAAGTGGTCTTACTGGCAACCGGTGAAAACAAAGCCGATGCGGTACATGCCATGATTGAAGGTCCTCTGACCGCCGCTTGTCCAGCATCAGCCTTACAAATGCACCGTCACGCTGTGATTGTGCTGGATGAAGGGGCTGCCAGCAAACTGAAAGACATTGAATTCTACAAACATATTGAAGCTGAGAATCAAAAGCTTCAGGAATATCTTGCCTCTCTGTAGTGTGTTATCACACTGTAGTTCAAGCCCGTAAGGGCTTTTTTTTTTGCCGCAAAGCTATTGGCATTCGGGCCATCTATGTTAGCGTGTCGTCAAAGAACAACAAAAGGATGAACGTCGTGCTGCATTACACGCAAATGAACCTGAACAGGGCCTCAGCTGAACGCAAAGACCCCAACTGGTTACTTGGCCAATACGGAGAAAAAAGCCGCTGGTTGCTGGTATGGAATAACAAAAATTTGATTGTCAGCAACGAGCGGGAGCTGGCTTTGTTGTCTCAGTCACAGGTTGACACACTTGACCGCGCCGAAGCCATGTTTTTAGGCATTGACGAAACACATAGCTACTTTGCGCTGGACGTTAGCGAAGTAGAACAAGAGTTACTGCAGGGCTGCATTGATGTCAGCTTTGATGAGCACACTTTTGAGCAAACTTTCCATTTCGAAGATATGCGTACCATAGGTCCAAAGCTGGACGCCGAATTGGCGTCGGTGGGCGTGTTGGCTCGCGGGCTGTGTTATTGGCATAAAACGCACCGTTTCTGTGGACGCTGTGGTAGCCCAAACCGCCCCGTTGAAGCCGGACATGCGCGTTTGTGTAATGACAAAGAATGTCGCCATATGACTTTCCCGCGTACGGATCCTGCTGTGATTATGCTTGTAACACATACCTTTGCAGATGGTGTTGAGCGCTGTTTACTTGGGCGACAGGCGCAATGGCCCGAAGGTGTATATTCAACTCTGGCGGGATTTGTTGACCCCGGTGAAACACTGGAACGGGCCGTGATCCGCGAAGTGAAAGAAGAAGCCGGAGTTGAGGTTGATCAGGTACGCTATCTTGCCTCGCAACCCTGGCCATTTCCGTCGTCTATTATGCTAGGCTTTATAGCAACTGCAAAAAGCACCGACATTTTTGTTGAGCAGGATGAACTGGAGCATGCACAATGGTTTTCCCGAGAGGAGCTCAACGGGTTTGCCGAGTGGGGAGACGATGTGCCCGGATATAAGCTCACCCGCAAAGATTCTATCTCCAGATATCTGGTTGAATACTGGCGTCAGCAATGATGCATTTAGTCCAAAATTGAGCACACTATGAAGAAGAATACTAAATTGGTGGCTGTAGGCCGCAAATCCCAGTACACCAAAGGCGTGGTTAACCCTGTGGTACAACGGGCATCAACCGTTGTTTTTGACTCCGTTGCCGATATGCAAGAGGCGATCTCTGAGCGTGGTAAACGTACTTTGTTTTACGGTCGTCGTGGCACCAACACCCATTTTGCCTTGCAAGACGCCATCATGGAGCTTGAAAATGGCGCCGGTTGTG is a window of Pseudoalteromonas sp. R3 DNA encoding:
- a CDS encoding BadF/BadG/BcrA/BcrD ATPase family protein translates to MMAKQVEHDQLYIGIDGGGTKCRATIYSAIQGVLGTGLGGPANPLHGFERTLESIMVSTQLALQDAGLRVEQVHELNAGLGLAGVNLPSLYDKIMRWDHPFKQMFLTTDLHTACIGAHEGEDGAVIITGTGSCGFVLVDGKSANYGGHGFAQGDVGSGSWMGLEAVKAVLLDLDGLGPKTTLSQVFLQHFNTNSAMGIAEQMAGQPSSSYAKLARYVLDAAKTGDQLALDIVKTGADYVSRLAHKLLENNPPRLSMIGGLSEPLSQWLDPEIAKRVELPKQPPEMGAIYFAMQSIQRQSEHLV
- the nagA gene encoding N-acetylglucosamine-6-phosphate deacetylase, with amino-acid sequence MNRFSASRLFDGTQFKNEVEFVVDNGKLHFESHPAGSEVTRLEGVTAPGFIDVQVNGGGGGFLNADPSLSCLTTIVSAHAKFGSTALMPTLITDQVAVMEQAADAIAQAIARKEPGVAGVHFEGPHLSHPKKGTHSEQFIRPISEREFAIYAREDLGIKMVTLAPETVPLSDIKRLVELGVKVSIGHSNADFETTMAALEAGADGFTHLFNAMSAYTSREPGVVGAALWDDNAWCGLIVDGHHVHPASAKLAIRTKQRGKIMLVTDAMPPVGTDDQEFDFFDGRKVIRTGDRLNSTTGELAGSVLDMASAVRNSVNTLDVTLSEALRMASLYPAQYLGLPAKGRLVDGADADFVQLDSDLNVLQTFINGKRV
- a CDS encoding DUF5009 domain-containing protein, which produces MSNNKKRLASLDALRGMDMFWILGGQSIFAALFVLTGWQGWKIFEAQTLHSAWHGFTFYDLIFPLFIFLSGVAMGLRPKRIDHLPIEERKPIYIKAIKRLGLLCLFGVLYNHGWGTGIPADFGEIRYASVLGRIAIAWFFCAMLVWHCSLKITALTGVAILLAYWVLLCFIPVPGGSAGELTPAGSWNAWVDQVLLPGITYQNRPVDPEGILSSFPAIVNAIAGVFAGQLIAQSDKLGQWQVAGRLLIAGIISLALGWLWDLQFPVNKELWTSSFVLVTVGWSAIFLAIFFTLVDILNGQKLAYPFVIIGANSIIIYLASSLVDWGFISRSVFGGVIKAVPEHWQALISVCALLAVQLLVLHWMYKRKIIVSV
- the nagB gene encoding glucosamine-6-phosphate deaminase; the encoded protein is MQIVILKNAAEVAAYGADIFTQQLTRNAGSVLGLATGSTPVALYQELIRRNQAGTVSFSKAKTFNLDEYLGLNGEHAQSYRYFMNEQLFNHIDINKDNTHVPPGDAKNPIEACKEYEAQISAAGGIDVQLLGIGRNGHIGFNEPSSGLTSRTRVKTLTKATIDDNARFFAADEYQPHLSITMGIGTILDARKVVLLATGENKADAVHAMIEGPLTAACPASALQMHRHAVIVLDEGAASKLKDIEFYKHIEAENQKLQEYLASL
- the nudC gene encoding NAD(+) diphosphatase, whose protein sequence is MLHYTQMNLNRASAERKDPNWLLGQYGEKSRWLLVWNNKNLIVSNERELALLSQSQVDTLDRAEAMFLGIDETHSYFALDVSEVEQELLQGCIDVSFDEHTFEQTFHFEDMRTIGPKLDAELASVGVLARGLCYWHKTHRFCGRCGSPNRPVEAGHARLCNDKECRHMTFPRTDPAVIMLVTHTFADGVERCLLGRQAQWPEGVYSTLAGFVDPGETLERAVIREVKEEAGVEVDQVRYLASQPWPFPSSIMLGFIATAKSTDIFVEQDELEHAQWFSREELNGFAEWGDDVPGYKLTRKDSISRYLVEYWRQQ